In the Terriglobia bacterium genome, GGACAACCGGTGGCGCGAACATACATCCTCACGGTCTACCAGATGCCGGGAACGAGACGGTAACGTACCGCGGCGGTGTAGCTCGTCCATCTTGCATCCTGCGCGAGAACACGTTCTTCGGCGTGGATACGGTAAAGGAGAGATAACCACCCGCAGGTGGTCAACAGAACGGTTCCCAGATTCCATTCCTGCAGGTTGTATCCGATGTCGGCAGTGATATAAGAAAAATACATGGGATGACGAATGATGCGGTACGGGCCGCTCGAAGCCACGCCCCGCAAGGCAGGCCGTACTCCGAATAACCTCCCCAGACTGAAAAGGCTCGCCAGACTCAAAACTGCGGCCACAGTTACGACGATGACACCCGCCGCCGGCCACAAAGCAAGGCCCGGCGCCCGGTCAAGCCAGATGATCTGAGCATAAGGATATGCATATGCCATAAGAACCGATGCGCAGGCTCCCGGTGAAACATCCATCGCCCTGGCTGGTCGCCGCATCAGAGCGATTGCCAGAACCCACAGGTGCTGCAAAAGATAGATCCAATCTGTGATCGTGAAGTCTGGTGTATAAGCACACAGAATGGCCAGCTCCGCCGACGTCACGCCGAACAACAGGAAGTCGGCGAACCGTCGGCCGGAGCCGCCACAGACGCGTGCGGTCATTTACTCCGCAACCGGACTCCAGGTCTTATCAGGATTGAACCTATCAATCCTGCCCGCGATTTCGGGAGTATTCGGACCGAGATCCTTTTGATAGACCACGCCATCGTTGCTTACGATAAAGGTCATGACTCCGGTGACTTTGTACTGTGAGGGAAAGGCAATCAACGCAAAACCACCGATCATCGCGCCATTCACGACATAGTCCATTTGTCCGAGCGGCGCATCCGGGCCCTGGCCTTTCAACACTTTGAAGTAGTAACCGTGGTACGGCTCGGTTCCGCCGGACGTGTACCCCCGCTCAATGGCGAGCGCTATCTTTTCACCAACCGGGCCGTCCCATGTTCCGTCCGGTTTTTGCCATGCCAGACCATCGTGCGTGCCAGGGGTGCTGATGATCCTTTGGGCATATTGATTGACGTGCGATCCGCCATGCTTCGAGGTTGCATAATCATCCTGGGCCTCGACAAATCCATGACAGATCTGAATGGCGTCCAGTTCATCCCGGCCGACTCGCCGGAGGAGGATTTCATTCAACCCCGCTTTCGAATCAAACGACCAGCCGCTGGCCGCTTTTACGATCGGTACCGGGAACGGCCACTCATCATCTCCGACGGAAATGAATGCCCGGCGCTTCGTCTTCGGATCGACGGAAACATCCATCTTTTCGTGAGCTTTGTCTGCAAACTGTTTGGCGATTTCCCTGTCGTGCGCAGGTTCGCCGGAATGGATGATGGCCTCACCATCGGGGCCAAAGATCTGTTCCAGCGCCGGCACGTCAAAGTTATCCGCCGCGCTGATGAGCGCATCCGCTGCGGCTTGAGGTGTAGGAAACGTTCGAGGAGCATTGACGGGCGCAGCCGTAATCTGCAGGCAAATTCCCAGCAACACGACACAGGAAAGCACAAAAGTGATTGCGCACAATGATTTCATAACTTTTATGGAATTCATCATTACCTCCTTCCGCCGCCACGGGCGCGGCCGCCACCACCACCGCCACCGCCACTTCGGCCGCCAAAGCTGGAAGCACCACGGCTGCGGTTTGCACGGGCAGCACCACTGTTGAAACCGCCCCCGCCGCCAAACCCTCCGCGATCGCCTCTGGAGGAACCGCTGCCGACGCTGCGGTTACCGATGCGATTGCCGCCACTGGAGCCGCCGCGATTGGCAAGACCGGCGCCACCTCCCG is a window encoding:
- a CDS encoding DUF2950 domain-containing protein, with the translated sequence MNSIKVMKSLCAITFVLSCVVLLGICLQITAAPVNAPRTFPTPQAAADALISAADNFDVPALEQIFGPDGEAIIHSGEPAHDREIAKQFADKAHEKMDVSVDPKTKRRAFISVGDDEWPFPVPIVKAASGWSFDSKAGLNEILLRRVGRDELDAIQICHGFVEAQDDYATSKHGGSHVNQYAQRIISTPGTHDGLAWQKPDGTWDGPVGEKIALAIERGYTSGGTEPYHGYYFKVLKGQGPDAPLGQMDYVVNGAMIGGFALIAFPSQYKVTGVMTFIVSNDGVVYQKDLGPNTPEIAGRIDRFNPDKTWSPVAE
- a CDS encoding isoprenylcysteine carboxylmethyltransferase family protein, translating into MTARVCGGSGRRFADFLLFGVTSAELAILCAYTPDFTITDWIYLLQHLWVLAIALMRRPARAMDVSPGACASVLMAYAYPYAQIIWLDRAPGLALWPAAGVIVVTVAAVLSLASLFSLGRLFGVRPALRGVASSGPYRIIRHPMYFSYITADIGYNLQEWNLGTVLLTTCGWLSLLYRIHAEERVLAQDARWTSYTAAVRYRLVPGIW